The Leptodactylus fuscus isolate aLepFus1 chromosome 1, aLepFus1.hap2, whole genome shotgun sequence nucleotide sequence atataactactataatactactcctatatacaagaatataactactataatactacctcctatatacaagaatataactactataatactactcctatgtacaagaatataactactataatactacctcctatgtacaagaatataactactataatactacctcctatgtacactactataatactactcctatgtacaagaatataactactataatactgcccctatgtacaagactataactactataatactactcctatgtacaagaatataactactataatactgcctcctatgtacaagaatataactactataatactactcctatgtacaagaatataactactataatactacctcctatgtacaagaatataactactataatactactcctatgtacaagaatataactactataatactgctcctatgtacaagaatataactactataatactacctcctatgtacactactataatactactcctatgtacaagaatataactactataatactgctcctatgtgcaagaatataactactataatactactcctatgtacaagaatataactactataatactacacctatgtacaagaatataactactataatactacctcctatgtacaagaatataactactataatactactcctatgtacaagaatataactactataatactgctcctatgtacactactataatactactcctatgtacaagaatataactactataatactgctcctgtgtgcaagaatataactactataatactactcctatgtacaagaatataactactataatactactcctatgtacaagaatataactactataatactactcctatgtacaagaatataactactataatactactcctatatacaagaatataactactataatactacctcctatatacaagaatataactactataatactactcctatgtacactactataatactactcctatgtacaagaatataactactataatactactcctatgtacaagaatataactactataatactgctcctatgtacaagaatataactacttctatccttgtctctatttaaaacaaaactaagtgagatccacaaacttgccaggaagggttaaatgatcagctgatgatgtagaaaggttttggatcctcccagttttagtcatctcagagtgtatattaagttcacactgcttacaatgttcaggctagtttcactatgagtaagggacgcctcaatagtcccgaaacgcgtcagttttctagcggtttttaactcaccatgtccagtgtctaccttgtctacactatgtttttttgtgtttaaatgtatacttcagcctatggtggcaaacagaaattttaaaaggatgaaataaaaagaaaagtttttacaagctgtgagtcgcggacccttatatcgaaccttcggtttgacaagattatacttccatttatttactccaatgagtcaaggagaatagggtcgtgcaccaacaatcatcatttgaacgactacaagggtgagctactttatatctttttctatttttgtattttttgtatttttttgactCTATAAAGTTTAAGCCCCCAAAGAAGTGAATTTTTATAGTAATTTTTGTATCAAATTATATTACTATTTAAAATGGACAGTACTATAGCCACCAAACGTGAGAAAATTGTAGCAGTGTTTGGCAATACAGCCGGGATAATGAATGATGAATTAAAAGACGTTAAAGATCTGATAAGAAGTAAAGAAAAATTACTTATACAAGAGCTCAAACTTTTCTGGGATAAAATTACCTTAACCCAATATATAGAAAGGGAGATGATCCCAAGGGGACTAAGATTACATAAACTGCCCACTTTCATGTACGATGAAGTATTCTTAAAATCGTGGAACAATATTTTAAGTGATTGTTCGTTAAAATTGATGAAGCTCATCGTACAACATGAAGAGTCTAAATTCATCAAAGTGAAGGAGGAAATAAGCCTATTGCAAGAAAAATTGGATAAGATCAAAATGACAGATAAATTGAAGGAATGGGAAGATAAtttaaacaaaaaacttgataccaTTGAAAACAAGATCATGGAGATCAAGAAAAAGAAGTTTGAACGTGATGTTCAAGATTATACCTCGGGGTATATTTATAAAAAAGCCCCTAAAACATCTTCACCATTCCCAAGACCTATTTTGAAACAAAACAACCAAAAGGGTGCACGACCTAGAAACAAGAGAAATGTTTCATTCAGCTCAGTGGAACAAACAGATATTTCCTTTTCAACAATGGAAAGGGATTCAGGGGATACCTTTGAAAGTTTTAACAACAGTATGGAGTCCTACAAAAGCAGACGAAGACAACACGGCCAGTCAGTTGGGTCAAAAAACGGGGACGAATCGTCACCAGACgagggaaaagaaaaaacaaacaaaagacccCGCTACACCATGAGGGCACGGAATTAGTTAAATCAGAAGAGCTGGAATCCAGCACTACGTGCAGTGTGTTGAACCTCTCCTCAATCAATCTTTCACAGGCTGAATTGACACTGTTGGATCGTGGTCTGAACTTTGTTCCCACTAGGCAATTCAATATGTTTCAGACAGTAATGGACATCAATAAGTTTATCAGAACTttgacaataaaaaaacatttttttgaagaCACGGATAGACAGACATCGATTTCTAGCACTTTTGATAACATTATCTGTCATAGAAACTCCTTACCATTAAATGCAACTTTGAAAGATCATGTAGCAGCACAGTGTTTGGTGGATTTAGACTATGAAAATGATATGACAATCAAAACCATTGACAATGTGGGTGTTGATAGAAAAAACCCAGATTTTTACCCTACAAAAACCAGAAATCCTTGCTTCCACCTCTTTCAACAGAAGGTGGAGGAGGAATTGGTTGAGCTGGAAAATAAACTCAAAAAAAGCAGAGCTAAAAGGAATAATAACTTAACTAGAAAAGAAAGAGAGGCCATTAAAAAACTAAAAGAATCCCATAACCTAATTATAAAGAGGGCTGACAAGGGGGGGATGACAATAGTTATGGATTATAAAGATTATGTGGAGGGCTGTCATACTATCCTTGATGATGATAACACCTATTTAAAACTTAAGGAAGATCCAacaacagcatataaaaaaaCTTTAGAAACCCTTATCAAAGAAGGTGAGGCATTAGGGATCTTTGATAAAATGGATAGTGAATACCTTATTAACCCTACTCCTACCATACCAACTATATACGGTCTCCCAAAAGTCCACAAAAACATCAAACCTGTCCCGTTACGTCCTATAATATCCGGACGTAATTCCCTTAATGAGAGGCCCGGGGCATGGTTGGACAAAATACTTCAGCCTCTTGTTTACCGCACCATGGGTCATATTAAAGACAGCcgagaaatattaaaaatatttgacAACTTTATTTGGGAAGAAAATATGTCCTGGCTTTCTTGTGATGTCAGCTCCCTTTATCCTAGTATCCCCCACGGGGATGCCCTCGATGCTTTAGCCTGCCAGCTTTATAAATATAGCCTATACACCCCAGCAATGTGTGAGTATATTCTATCCATCACTTCATTTTTATTAACAcacaattattttgtttttttggacactttttatttgcagattaagggggctcctatgggagcccccttctcaccttcacttgcaaatttatttttatcgtTTTGGGAAGAGAAATTCATTTTCTCTCCTGCCAATCCGTTTGTTGATTCtgttttctggtatgggcgctacatcgatgacctactcatagtgtgggtcggagatgtggcgcccataccggattttatttcttttttgaacAAAAATGAATATGGTTTAGGTTTTACATTTCAACATAGTTTTTCTACAATAAATTTTTTGGATATTACATTGCGGGGGTGTGTGGACTCAAATAGGGTTATCACTAAATTATATCGCAAACCTACGGCTGGTAACGCTATTTTGAAGGCAGATAGCTGCCATCCGGCGGCTACTATCAGAGGGATCCCCGTGGGGGAATTAATCTGAGCAAAACGTGCTTGCAATCATGAGGAGGATTTTGTACAAGAAAGTCAGGAGGTAATCAACAGACTCCAAAGCAGAGGTTACTCTAAGAAAATATTGAATCAGGCATTTGAGAAAGTACAATCGAGGGATAGAGAAAAATTATTGGAGGAAAAAACTGAAATGAATACCAATCTAGAACACGCCACAGTGTTCTCAACAAATTACAGTCCACAGTTCaatttaataaagaaaataatcaaaaacaatTTACCTATCCTGGAGCTTGATGATACagttaaaaaaatccttaaaaatggGTTTCACTTTGTCCCTAGGAGAGGTGTATCTTTGGGGAATGATTTGTCCCCTAGTTTCTTAAAATCCCCCAACATTAGTTTAATACCAGATAGAAAGGGATCGTTTAGGTGTGGCAGACCTAAATGTAAGAGCTGTCCCTTTACTGACAATACGGTAGAATTAAGCAGTTTTAAAACAAATTTCAAAGTAAAGTTTAATTCCAGCATTAActgcaccaccagatatactgtatactgcatcaaATGTTCAGCTTGTAGAATGGACTATGTAGGCAGTACCACCAGGCCATTGAAGGTAAGAATAGCCGAACATATCAGAGACAGTAAGAAGCAGGGTACGGATGGTATTTCTGGTGCATCAAAACATTTCTCGAGTAAACATGGTGGAGAGATAGATAATTTCTCTTTCTGGGGAATTGAAACAGTCAATGATAACATCAGAGgaggcaataaaaaaaagatcttacttaaaaaagaagcattatggatcctccggtttggctgtcggcaaccggagggtatgaatgctaagtcagacctggcttttattttttgactaacaaacttttcatctctaaccttattaaattaacgtgttttattttatatcatttataaaaaacgtataaaaaatttttttagatatgttaagggatgtgttgaaaagttttgagaattaaggTATCTGTATCAGCGAATCTGATGTCTATCTTAGATGCTTGGTTAAAGTTAGTGAAAACAGTGTTACATGTCAGTTTACCTGTTAGACTAGATTTCAGCCCTCAACTCTGCAAGTTAATTACCTTGGGAGTGGTCAGGCTTGTTGTACCTTTGTAGGActaaattcacatggagggaggtactgcggtaatctgtttcagtttagtattgaaagtagctaactttttgatatcaactttagttagagttgagatatttattcttttatgctcgtgcaacagaataatctcgaataaacaagtgttttttttttttgtttttttttttttttacttctatccttgtctctatttaaaacaaaactaagtgagatccacaaacttgccaggaagggttaaatgatcagctgatgatgtagaaaggttttggatcctcccagttttagtcatctcagagtgtatattaagttcacactgcttacaatgttcaggctagtttcgctatgagtaagggacgcctcaatagtcccgaaacgcgtcagttttctagcggtttttaactcaccatgtccagtgtctaccttgtctacactatgtttttttgtgtttaaatgtatacttcagcctatggtggcaaacagaaattttaaaaggatgaaataaaaagaaaagtttttacaagctgtgagtcgcggacccttatatcgaaccttcggtttgacaagattatacttccatttatttactccaatgagtcaaggagaatagggtcgtgcaccaacaatcatcatttgaacgactacaagggtgagctactttatatctttttctatttttgtattttttgtatttttttgactCTATAAAGTTTAAGCCCCCAAAGAAGTGAATTTTTATAGTAATTTTTGTATCAAATTATATTACTATTTAAAATGGACAGTACTATAGCCACCAAACGTGAGAAAATTGTAGCAGTGTTTGGCAATACAGCCGGGATAATGAATGATGAATTAAAAGACGTTAAAGATCTGATAAGAAGTAAAGAAAAATTACTTATACAAGAGCTCAAACTTTTCTGGGATAAAATTACCTTAACCCAATATATAGAAAGGGAGATGATCCCAAGGGGACTAAGATTACATAAACTGCCCACTTTCATGTACGATGAAGTATTCTTAAAATCGTGGAACAATATTTTAAGTGATTGTTCGTTAAAATTGATGAAGCTCATCGTACAACATGAAGAGTCTAAATTCATCAAAGTGAAGGAGGAAATAAGCCTATTGCAAGAAAAATTGGATAAGATCAAAATGACAGATAAATTGAAGGAATGGGAAGATAAtttaaacaaaaaacttgataccaTTGAAAACAAGATCATGGAGATCAAGAAAAAGAAGTTTGAACGTGATGTTCAAGATTATACCTCGGGGTATATTTATAAAAAAGCCCCTAAAACATCTTCACCATTCCCAAGACCTATTTTGAAACAAAACAACCAAAAGGGTGCACGACCTAGAAACAAGAGAAATGTTTCATTCAACTCAGTGGAACAAACAGATATTTCCTTTTCAACAATGGAAAGGGATTCAGGGGATACCTTTGAAAGTTTTAACAACAGTATGGAGTCCTACAAAAGCAGACGAAGACAACACGGCCAGTCAGTTGGGTCAAAAAACGGGGACGAATCGTCACCAGACgagggaaaagaaaaaacaaacaaaagacccCGCTACACCATGAGGGCACGGAATTAGTAAAATCAGAAGAGCTGGAATCCAGCACTACGTGCAGTGTGTTGAACCTCTCCTCAATCAATCTTTCACAGGCTGAATTGACACTGTTGGATCGTGGTCTGAACTTTGTTCCCACTAGGCAATTCAATATGTTTCAGACAGTAATGGACATCAATAAGTTTATCAGAACTttgacaataaaaaaacatttttttgaagaCACGGATAGACAGACATCGATTTCTAGCACTTTTGATAACATTATCTGTCATAGAAACTCCTTACCATTAAATGCAACTTTGAAAGATCATGTAGCAGCACAGTGTTTGGTGGATTTAGACTATGAAAATGATATGACAATCAAAACTATTGACAATGTGGGTGTTGATAGAAAAAACCCAGATTTTTACCCTACAAAAACCAGAAATCCTTGCTTCCACCTCTTTCAACAGAAGGTGGAGGAGGAATTGGTTGAGCTGGAAAATAAACTCAAAAAAAGCAGAGCTAAAAGGAATAATAACTTAACTAGAAAAGAAAGAGAGGCCATTAAAAAACTAAAAGAATCCCATAACCTAATTATAAAGAGGGCTGACAAGGGGGGGATGACAATAGTTATGGATTATAAAGATTATGTGGAGGGCTGTCATACTATCCTTGATGATGATAACACCTATTTAAAACTTAAGGAAGATCCAacaacagcatataaaaaaaCTTTAGAAACCCTTATCAAAGAAGGTGAGGCATTAGGGATCTTTGATAAAATGGATAGTGAATACCTTATTAACCCTACTCCTACCATACCAACTATATACGGTCTCCCAAAAGTCCACAAAAACATCAAACCTGTCCCGTTACGTCCTATAATATCCGGACGTAATTCCCTTAATGAGAGGCCCGGGGCATGGTTGGACAAAATACTTCAGCCTCTTGTTTACCGCACCATGGGTCATATTAAAGACAGCcgagaaatattaaaaatatttgacAACTTTATTTGGGAAGAAAATATGTCCTGGCTTTCTTGTGATGTCAGCTCCCTTTATCCTAGTATCCCCCACGGGGATGCCCTCGATGCTTTAGCCTGCCAGCTTTATAAATATAGCCTATACACCCCAGCAATGTGTGAGTATATTCTATCCATCACTTCATTTTTATTAACAcacaattattttgtttttttggacactttttatttgcagattaagggggctcctatgggagcccccttctcaccttcacttgcaaatttatttttatcgtTTTGGGAAGAGAAATTCATTTTCTCTCCTGCCAATCCGTTTGTTGATTCtgttttctggtatgggcgctacatcgatgacctactcatagtgtgggtcggagatgtggcgcccataccggattttatttcttttttgaacAAAAATGAATATGGTTTAGGTTTTACATTTCAACATAGTTTTTCTACAATAAATTTTTTGGATATTACATTGCGGGGGTGTGTGGACTCAAATAGGGTTATCACTAAATTATATCGCAAACCTACGGCTGGTAACGCTATTTTGAAGGCAGATAGCTGCCATCCGGCGGCTACTATCAGAGGGATCCCCGTGGGGGAATTAATCCGAGCAAAACGTGCTTGCAATCATGAGGAGGATTTTGTACAAGAAAGTCAGGAGGTAATCAACAGACTCCAAAGCAGAGGTTACTCTAAGAAAATATTGAATCAGGCATTTGAGAAAGTACAATCGAGGGATAGAGAAAAATTATTGGAGGAAAAAACTGAAATGAATACCAATCTAGAACACGCCACAGTGTTCTCAACAAATTACAGTCCACAGTTCaatttaataaagaaaataatcaaaaacaatTTACCTATCCTGGAGCTTGATGATACagttaaaaaaatccttaaaaatggGTTTCACTTTGTCCCTAGGAGAGGTGTATCTTTGGGGAATGATTTGTCCCCTAGTTTCTTAAAATCCCCCAACATTAGTTTAATACCAGATAGAAAGGGATCGTTTAGGTGTGGCAGACCTAAATGTAAGAGCTGTCCCTTTACTGACAATACGGAAGAATTAAGCAGTTTTAAAACAAATTTCAAAGTAAAGTTTAATTCCAGCATTAActgcaccaccagatatactgtatactgcatcaaATGTTCAGCTTGTAGAATGGACTATGTAGGCAGTACCACCAGGCCATTGAAGGTAAGAATAGCCGAACATATCAGAGACAGTAAGAAGCAGGGTACGGATGGTATTTCTGGTGCATCAAAACATTTCTCGAGTAAACATGGTGGAGAGATAGATAATTTCTCTTTCTGGGGAATTGAAACAGTCAATGATAACATCAGAGgaggcaataaaaaaaagatcttacttaaaaaagaagcattatggatcctccggtttggctgtcggcaaccggagggtatgaatgctaagtcagacctggcttttattttttgactaacaaacttttcatctctaaccttattaaattaacgtgttttatttgatatcatttataaaaaacgtataaaaaatttttttagatatgttaagggatgtgttgaaaagttttgagaattaaggTATCTGTATCAGCGAATCTGATGTCTATCTTAGATGCTTGGTTAAAGTTAGTGAAAACAGTGTTACATGTCAGTTTACCTGTTAGACTAGATTTCAGCCCTCAACTCTGCAAGTTAATTACCTTGGGAGTGGTCAGGCTTGTTGTACCTTTGTAGGActaaattcacatggagggaggtactgcggtaatctgtttcagtttagtattgaaagtagctaactttttgatatcaactttagttagagttgagatatttattcttttatgctcgtgcaacagaataatctcgaataaacaagtgttttttttttttgtttttttttttttttacttctatccttgtctctatttaaaacaaaactaagtgagatccacaaacttgccaggaagggttaaatgatcagctgatgatgtagaaaggttttggatcctcccagttttagtcatctcagagtgtatattaagttcacactgcttacaatgttcaggctagtttcgctatgagtaagggacgcctcaatagtcccgaaacgcgtcagttttctagcggtttttaactcaccatgtccagtgtctaccttgtctacactatgtttttttgtgtttaaatgtatacttcagcctatggtggcaaacagaaattttaaaaggatgaaataaaaagaaaagtttttacaagctgtgagtcgcggacccttatatcgaaccttcggtttgacaagattatacttccaagaatataactactataatactactcctatgtacaagaatataactactataatactactcctatgtacaagaatataactactataatactgctcctatgtacaagaatataactactataatactgctcctatgtacaagaatataactactataatacaacctcctatgtacaagaatataactactataatactactcctatgtacaagaatataactactataatactacctcctatgtacaagaatataactactataatactgctcctatgtacaagaatataactactataatactactcctatgtacaagaatataactactataatactactcctatgtacaagaatataactactataatactgcctcctatgtacaagaatataactactataatactactcctatgtacaagaatataactactataatactactcctatgtacaagaatataactactataatactactcctatgtacaagaatataactactataatactactcctatgtacaagaatataactactataatactactcctatgtacaagaatataactactataatactactcctatgtacaagaatataactactataatactactcctatgtacaagaatataactactataatactgctcctatgtacaagaatataactactataatactgctcctatgtacaagaatataactactataatactgctcctatgtacaagaatataactactataatactgctcctatgtacaagaatataactactataatactactcctatgtacaagaatataactactataatactgctcctatgtacaagaatataactactataatactgctcctatgtacaagaatataactactataatactgctcctatgtacaagaatataactactataatactactcctatgtacaagaatataactactataatactactcctatgtacaagaatataactactataatactgctcctatgtacaagaatataactactataatactgccttctatgtacaagaatataactactataatactacctcctatgtacaagaatataactactataatactactcctatgtacaagaatataactactataatactactcctatgtacaagaatataactactataatactgccccctagagtataatgatgtcCTGTAGCACATTTCCCCTTACAGTTCGGGGCCTCTGTATGTATCTGGGGTCTCTGTTTCGGCCTCTTCCTCCTCTGTGGTTTCTCATCTCTTCTTTGATTTctttcttccctctctacaggTGCGAAGCCGAAGGTTTCGGGTGTGCGCTTCGCTTCAGGCTTCTCGGAGGAGGGCGCTCACAACCATGTGCACTTTGAGGAGAAGCTGCATGACTCGGTGGTGATGGTTTGTCAGCAAGAAGACGGCAACTACTTAGTGAAGGTACAAGAGACAGAGTGTGAGCAGAGACTCTCAGCCCTGACTGTGCCAGCTGTAGTCTGTCTATATTCTGGAGGTTTGTTGCACTGTATCAGGAGCAATCTCTGCAGGGGTACGTATTCCGGCTCCTATGTCTGAGCGGCCGCTGGTTTCCTCTGCTCGGCCTCTCGCTGTGCCGTGTTCTGAGCTGATGATCTTATTATGGAAGGTgattacatgtagcagagccgagcgcgTGCACCTCTTTGCTTCCTTCTAAATGCCTATTGATTGCTGACTGCCTGCCCAGTATTTTTAGGTGTAATAACACACATGAGGTGTAACATTATGTCCCCGCCGGGTGCTCGCTGCTTTTCTTTCTGCTAATAGCCCTTTATAGTGTTCACACTGGCCAGACGCCTCTGCTTATTAACCCTTATTTTCCTGGAACCTGGTACAGATATGTGACTACATACTGCACAGTCCTATACGTGTGACATGTTCACCGCCCCACTACATACATGTGACATGTTTCCCGCACCCCTACCAGACATGTGGCCGCAGCTCTGGATATATCTGTCTCGGTTCCCCTCGTCGGCCTCGGTTTTGGTGGGCGGCGAACCAGTCTAGACTTCTGTATTGATCTCCAGCTGTATTGGTGTCCCCCGGGTGTAGGCGTCTGACCCCGTCTATTCTCCCGCCCTCTATGTCCGCCAGCGTTCTTGTCTTCTCTCTAGTTCAGCCCTTGTTCACACACAGCCCCTTCCTAATGGTGGCCTGGTGTTCTACTATCTGACACCTctaatattactatataataagttTTTTGGTGGGAGGGCGGAGAGGACACGATGTAGGTTCAGCTTGTCCTGATAATATGGCCGCTTATATAACtacttcttcctccttctctggtTCCTTGCAGGTCGGCTTCCTGAAGATCTTACACAAATATGAGATCACCTTCACCTTACCTGCCCTGCAGCGACTCGGAAGGAATATTTGTGCAGTTCCTCTCCCGAACCTGAACCTTAAAGTGACAAACATCACAGCAGTGCCTGAAGGTAGGTCCACGCCAAGCGGTCACTGACTACCCACCAGACTTACATAATACCGCTGACTGTGTCATGTGTCATCTGCACGGACCAGAACAATGTGCGGCTCCTCTAAGGGTTAAACGTTCTGAGACTTTATCTATAGCCTGTGCAGACACACTGTAACAACAACACTGCTGTGAGCTGGATAGTCTTATGGAAAATCTAAAAGGGATGATTTTCAATTTGTGATCTTCCCTGTCAAGGCTCAGTGTGAGGGGGGAACAATATATGGCCACTGTtgttggaaacagtcagcaggcATGTGGTCAGTCACCCTGTTAACAGCTGAACTGGGCTTGTGTAATGTAGGGAGCCGATGTTTAGCGTACAGGTGACCATGCCCTGAATGCGACTCTCCAGAGCTGTATCTATACCCTGATCAGGCAGAGACTCCTGGGAGATTTCTGCTCTGAAGCTGTAgcgttgtgaatgcagctctagagTGTAATACAGGCTATCACTAGTGTCTCTTCTCCTCTGACCTGGCGTTATTTACTGTGGTGTTAGCAGCACCTATACGTTATTCTTCTGGCCTGGAGGATCTGGGCACTGACAACCTGCCAACTCTGTATTGAGTAGTTGTCAGTGTCACTTTTTTGGCATGCCGAGGGTTAAGCTTGCAGATTACATCAATCTAAGGAAGGTGGAGCTGCTTTTAAGGAAGATTTGGGCTTTAAGTGACCAACAAATGACTGTGGGAAGGCCACTCAGATTAGAACGTGTTCGCTGTAATCTCCTCATTCCCCGGAGGACATAAGAAGCCGCTGCCGCATTAATCTCGATACTGTGCCGGAGCAAAACACAAGTCCGATTGTGGGAATTGTGCAAAAGCCACCAGTGCTTAATGAGTAACCAAGTCATCGCCGAATATTCTGCAAATTTATGTCGGCGCTCACACCATTAGTGCTATGGGCAATGaatgttgtgtattgtgttgtctATTTCCGGCTGCAGGATTGTAGGGGGGGTATTACATTACAGGGGgcgcccactgagctctgaatctGCAGCTGCA carries:
- the LOC142188624 gene encoding adipose-secreted signaling protein, with protein sequence MAAAKKGAKPKVSGVRFASGFSEEGAHNHVHFEEKLHDSVVMVCQQEDGNYLVKVGFLKILHKYEITFTLPALQRLGRNICAVPLPNLNLKVTNITAVPEGHNIRCEYTAHKEGVLKEEMILASESNDKSLLKVVVQARVLDRHHGTPMLLEGVKCIGAEAEYDSEQSDWHGFD